The Toxorhynchites rutilus septentrionalis strain SRP chromosome 3, ASM2978413v1, whole genome shotgun sequence genome includes a region encoding these proteins:
- the LOC129778254 gene encoding ovochymase-2-like isoform X2, protein MERLVYCGFLFLISSCARGQDDEVLMLHNERTTLDDCHMRFHKLRPDVPVRPASGHPARLKEFAHIGAIGWTQPNGNISWKCGGTLIWFNFVLTAAHCAIDPDNRAPDVVRFGDLNILTAEGDKYAQQLKIAAIFRHPLHRFTAYYHDIALLKLERHVSFSEVVFPACLWMDEEVRFDILEAAGWGRTGYAQEQTPILLKVALKPIENEECSKVYSNGTDRMLRLGLQQHQMCAVDEKMDTCEGDSGGPLQIKLLHNTRVTPFVVGITSFGSACGTSAPGVYTKVAPYRDWIVETMQKNDDTFNATTCAIYFVYFREYEDAIITYRTPEFVGVDSSKRHMFLAEGLPSYIVQLAWDRETNDCFGVIIDENTVLTIAQCVTKNRKYVSHVIYSSNNTMKISKIHIHPKYKQGSSYNNIAILRLQHLLNMKNIEPACIWHGELPQKEVYVHGSGRTDINTMLPFGSYISSSDPSISSLTPRVRLQNASSCIVPKRYQSLLSSGVTNEHICNGQNLFLVPESCELRTGAAVHDVIKRAGADYPMVYGLNYIGRDCGFGEHSIAIGTASHIAWMKTVLLSNHDKSHGIVHFVDRDLQEGDACDRYDRRAAQCVPVSKCPREWKQFLLHGTIELCSTSSSVCCPLNDIADTENSVIHPQFAGCPSLVEGLKPTSSLGSLVFIACQSPNGLNFRCLGTIITERIILTSASCVEDDIPSIVKLVTNTTQKMYPVNAILVHNAFNSTDNTNDIAMIRLEDSLTWSSDLYPACLWTNTTHVPLVLSMVSPVKSNNITKTEVLAMYNSDCQRNHDYELKGTQLCARDPFRNLTCTTMSDQLHYGSKNGVTYIVGLSTILNNCESSPHTVFTRVSSFVDWIGINI, encoded by the exons ACTGCCATATGCGTTTTCACAAGTTACGGCCCGATGTCCCTGTGAGGCCAGCATCTGGGCATCCGGCTCGTCTCAAGGAGTTTGCTCACATTGGAGCGATTGGTTGGACACAACCGAATGGCAACATTTCTTGGAAATGTGGCGGTACGttaatttggttcaattttgtCCTCACGGCTGCACACTGTGCCATCGATCCTGA CAACCGAGCGCCGGACGTCGTCAGATTTGGAGATTTGAACATCCTAACAGCAGAGGGAGACAAATATGCGCAGCAATTGAAAATTGCTGCGATTTTTAGACACCCGCTACATCGATTTACAGCATATTATCACGATATTGCTCTGTTAAAATTAGAGCGACATGTCTC ATTTAGTGAGGTTGTATTTCCTGCGTGTCTATGGATGGATGAGGAAGTAAGATTTGATATTTTGGAAGCCGCTGGTTGGGGCAGAACTGGATATG CCCAAGAACAAACACCTATACTATTAAAAGTAGCCCTAAAACCAATTGAGAATGAGGAATGTAGCAAAGTATACAGTAATGGGACAGATCGTATGCTTCGTCTTGGACTTCAACAGCACCAGATGTGTGCGGTTGATGAAAAAATGGACACCTGTGag GGTGATTCCGGAGGTCCTCTACAAATAAAGTTACTGCATAACACCAGAGTAACTCCTTTCGTTGTTGGAATAACTTCTTTTGGGTCAGCTTGTGGAACGTCCGCCCCTGGTGTTTACACCAAGGTTGCTCCGTATCGTGACTGGATAGTCGAAACGATGCAGAAAAACG ATGATACATTCAACGCAACAACATGTGCCatctattttgtgtattttcgTGAATATGAGGATGCCATAATTACCTATCGCACACCCGAGTTTGTTGGCGTGGATTCCAGTAAAAGACACATGTTTTTGGCCGAAGGACTGCCATCGTATATTGTGCAGTTAGCATGGGATAGAGAAACAAACGATTGTTTTGGAGTAATAATTGATGAGAACACAGTACTGACTATTGCACAATGTGTGACGAAGAACAG AAAGTATGTTTCTCATGTTATATATTCGAGTAACAATACGATGAAAATTTCTAAAATACACATTCATCCAAAGTACAAACAAGGAAGCAGCTATAATAATATAGCCATTTTACGTTTGCAACATTTGCTCAACATGAAGAACATCGAGCCGGCATGTATATGGCATGGGGAGCTTCCACAAAAGGAAGTATATGTCCACGGGTCGGGGCGAACCGACATTAATACTATGCTACCGTTTGGATCTTATATTTCATCTTCAG ATCCATCGATATCCTCCCTCACACCACGGGTTCGTCTCCAGAATGCCTCATCTTGCATTGTGCCAAAACGTTATCAGTCGCTGTTGAGTAGTGGAGTAACTAATGAACATATTTGCAATGGACAAAATTTGTTCCTTGTGCCGGAATCCTGTGAGCTTCGGACTGGTGCTGCAGTTCACGATGTCATAAAACGAGCTGGCGCTGACTATCCCATGGTCTATGGATTGAATTATATTGGCAGAGATTGTGGTTTTGGTGAACACTCGATAGCGATTGGTACAGCTAGTCACATAGCGTGGATGAAAACTGTTCTTCTTTCAAACCATGACAAATCTCACGGCATAGTGCATTTCGTCGATAGAGATCTACAAGAGGGAGATGCTTGTGATAGATATGATAGGCGCGCAGCACAATGCGTTCCAGTTTCGAAGTGTCCGAGAGAATGGAAACAGTTTCTGTTGCATGGAACAATCGAGTTGTGTTCAACAAGTTCTTCAGTTTGTTGTCCTTTGAATGATATTGCGGATACTGAGAATAGTGTGATCCATCCTCAGTTTGCGGGATGCCCAAGTTTGGTGGAAGGTCTGAAACCAACATCCTCATTAGGATCACTC GTTTTCATTGCTTGTCAATCACCCAACGGTCTGAACTTTAGATGTCTTGGTACAATTATAACGGAAAGAATCATACTCACTTCAGCTAGTTGTGTTGAGGATGACATACCGTCCATTGTGAAACTGGTGACAAACACTACCCAAAAGATGTATCCGGTGAACGCCATACTTGTTCATAATGCTTTCAATTCCACCGACAACACTAATGATATTGCAATGATTCGATTGGAAGATTCGCTCACCTGGAGTTCGGATCTATATCCAGCTTGTTTGTGGACAAATACTACACATGTGCCACTGGTGTTGTCAATGGTTTCTCCCG TCAAATCCAATAACATAACGAAAACCGAAGTGCTAGCGATGTACAATTCCGATTGCCAGAGAAATCATGATTATGAGTTAAAGGGTACTCAGCTTTGCGCAAGAGATCCGTTTAGGAATTTGACCTGTACTACGATGAGTGATCAACTACACTATGGGAGCAAGAACGGTGTTACCTATATTGTAGGATTATCAACAATTCTCAATAACTGTGAAAGTTCACCACACACGGTGTTCACAAGGGTATCCAGTTTCGTGGACTGGATcggaataaatatataa
- the LOC129778254 gene encoding uncharacterized protein LOC129778254 isoform X1: MERLVYCGFLFLISSCARGQDDEVLMLHNERTTLDDCHMRFHKLRPDVPVRPASGHPARLKEFAHIGAIGWTQPNGNISWKCGGTLIWFNFVLTAAHCAIDPDNRAPDVVRFGDLNILTAEGDKYAQQLKIAAIFRHPLHRFTAYYHDIALLKLERHVSFSEVVFPACLWMDEEVRFDILEAAGWGRTGYAQEQTPILLKVALKPIENEECSKVYSNGTDRMLRLGLQQHQMCAVDEKMDTCEGDSGGPLQIKLLHNTRVTPFVVGITSFGSACGTSAPGVYTKVAPYRDWIVETMQKNGAMVSNDTFNATTCAIYFVYFREYEDAIITYRTPEFVGVDSSKRHMFLAEGLPSYIVQLAWDRETNDCFGVIIDENTVLTIAQCVTKNRKYVSHVIYSSNNTMKISKIHIHPKYKQGSSYNNIAILRLQHLLNMKNIEPACIWHGELPQKEVYVHGSGRTDINTMLPFGSYISSSDPSISSLTPRVRLQNASSCIVPKRYQSLLSSGVTNEHICNGQNLFLVPESCELRTGAAVHDVIKRAGADYPMVYGLNYIGRDCGFGEHSIAIGTASHIAWMKTVLLSNHDKSHGIVHFVDRDLQEGDACDRYDRRAAQCVPVSKCPREWKQFLLHGTIELCSTSSSVCCPLNDIADTENSVIHPQFAGCPSLVEGLKPTSSLGSLVFIACQSPNGLNFRCLGTIITERIILTSASCVEDDIPSIVKLVTNTTQKMYPVNAILVHNAFNSTDNTNDIAMIRLEDSLTWSSDLYPACLWTNTTHVPLVLSMVSPVKSNNITKTEVLAMYNSDCQRNHDYELKGTQLCARDPFRNLTCTTMSDQLHYGSKNGVTYIVGLSTILNNCESSPHTVFTRVSSFVDWIGINI, from the exons ACTGCCATATGCGTTTTCACAAGTTACGGCCCGATGTCCCTGTGAGGCCAGCATCTGGGCATCCGGCTCGTCTCAAGGAGTTTGCTCACATTGGAGCGATTGGTTGGACACAACCGAATGGCAACATTTCTTGGAAATGTGGCGGTACGttaatttggttcaattttgtCCTCACGGCTGCACACTGTGCCATCGATCCTGA CAACCGAGCGCCGGACGTCGTCAGATTTGGAGATTTGAACATCCTAACAGCAGAGGGAGACAAATATGCGCAGCAATTGAAAATTGCTGCGATTTTTAGACACCCGCTACATCGATTTACAGCATATTATCACGATATTGCTCTGTTAAAATTAGAGCGACATGTCTC ATTTAGTGAGGTTGTATTTCCTGCGTGTCTATGGATGGATGAGGAAGTAAGATTTGATATTTTGGAAGCCGCTGGTTGGGGCAGAACTGGATATG CCCAAGAACAAACACCTATACTATTAAAAGTAGCCCTAAAACCAATTGAGAATGAGGAATGTAGCAAAGTATACAGTAATGGGACAGATCGTATGCTTCGTCTTGGACTTCAACAGCACCAGATGTGTGCGGTTGATGAAAAAATGGACACCTGTGag GGTGATTCCGGAGGTCCTCTACAAATAAAGTTACTGCATAACACCAGAGTAACTCCTTTCGTTGTTGGAATAACTTCTTTTGGGTCAGCTTGTGGAACGTCCGCCCCTGGTGTTTACACCAAGGTTGCTCCGTATCGTGACTGGATAGTCGAAACGATGCAGAAAAACGGTGCAATGGTTTCAA ATGATACATTCAACGCAACAACATGTGCCatctattttgtgtattttcgTGAATATGAGGATGCCATAATTACCTATCGCACACCCGAGTTTGTTGGCGTGGATTCCAGTAAAAGACACATGTTTTTGGCCGAAGGACTGCCATCGTATATTGTGCAGTTAGCATGGGATAGAGAAACAAACGATTGTTTTGGAGTAATAATTGATGAGAACACAGTACTGACTATTGCACAATGTGTGACGAAGAACAG AAAGTATGTTTCTCATGTTATATATTCGAGTAACAATACGATGAAAATTTCTAAAATACACATTCATCCAAAGTACAAACAAGGAAGCAGCTATAATAATATAGCCATTTTACGTTTGCAACATTTGCTCAACATGAAGAACATCGAGCCGGCATGTATATGGCATGGGGAGCTTCCACAAAAGGAAGTATATGTCCACGGGTCGGGGCGAACCGACATTAATACTATGCTACCGTTTGGATCTTATATTTCATCTTCAG ATCCATCGATATCCTCCCTCACACCACGGGTTCGTCTCCAGAATGCCTCATCTTGCATTGTGCCAAAACGTTATCAGTCGCTGTTGAGTAGTGGAGTAACTAATGAACATATTTGCAATGGACAAAATTTGTTCCTTGTGCCGGAATCCTGTGAGCTTCGGACTGGTGCTGCAGTTCACGATGTCATAAAACGAGCTGGCGCTGACTATCCCATGGTCTATGGATTGAATTATATTGGCAGAGATTGTGGTTTTGGTGAACACTCGATAGCGATTGGTACAGCTAGTCACATAGCGTGGATGAAAACTGTTCTTCTTTCAAACCATGACAAATCTCACGGCATAGTGCATTTCGTCGATAGAGATCTACAAGAGGGAGATGCTTGTGATAGATATGATAGGCGCGCAGCACAATGCGTTCCAGTTTCGAAGTGTCCGAGAGAATGGAAACAGTTTCTGTTGCATGGAACAATCGAGTTGTGTTCAACAAGTTCTTCAGTTTGTTGTCCTTTGAATGATATTGCGGATACTGAGAATAGTGTGATCCATCCTCAGTTTGCGGGATGCCCAAGTTTGGTGGAAGGTCTGAAACCAACATCCTCATTAGGATCACTC GTTTTCATTGCTTGTCAATCACCCAACGGTCTGAACTTTAGATGTCTTGGTACAATTATAACGGAAAGAATCATACTCACTTCAGCTAGTTGTGTTGAGGATGACATACCGTCCATTGTGAAACTGGTGACAAACACTACCCAAAAGATGTATCCGGTGAACGCCATACTTGTTCATAATGCTTTCAATTCCACCGACAACACTAATGATATTGCAATGATTCGATTGGAAGATTCGCTCACCTGGAGTTCGGATCTATATCCAGCTTGTTTGTGGACAAATACTACACATGTGCCACTGGTGTTGTCAATGGTTTCTCCCG TCAAATCCAATAACATAACGAAAACCGAAGTGCTAGCGATGTACAATTCCGATTGCCAGAGAAATCATGATTATGAGTTAAAGGGTACTCAGCTTTGCGCAAGAGATCCGTTTAGGAATTTGACCTGTACTACGATGAGTGATCAACTACACTATGGGAGCAAGAACGGTGTTACCTATATTGTAGGATTATCAACAATTCTCAATAACTGTGAAAGTTCACCACACACGGTGTTCACAAGGGTATCCAGTTTCGTGGACTGGATcggaataaatatataa
- the LOC129778254 gene encoding ovochymase-2-like isoform X3, producing the protein MRFHKLRPDVPVRPASGHPARLKEFAHIGAIGWTQPNGNISWKCGGTLIWFNFVLTAAHCAIDPDNRAPDVVRFGDLNILTAEGDKYAQQLKIAAIFRHPLHRFTAYYHDIALLKLERHVSFSEVVFPACLWMDEEVRFDILEAAGWGRTGYAQEQTPILLKVALKPIENEECSKVYSNGTDRMLRLGLQQHQMCAVDEKMDTCEGDSGGPLQIKLLHNTRVTPFVVGITSFGSACGTSAPGVYTKVAPYRDWIVETMQKNGAMVSNDTFNATTCAIYFVYFREYEDAIITYRTPEFVGVDSSKRHMFLAEGLPSYIVQLAWDRETNDCFGVIIDENTVLTIAQCVTKNRKYVSHVIYSSNNTMKISKIHIHPKYKQGSSYNNIAILRLQHLLNMKNIEPACIWHGELPQKEVYVHGSGRTDINTMLPFGSYISSSDPSISSLTPRVRLQNASSCIVPKRYQSLLSSGVTNEHICNGQNLFLVPESCELRTGAAVHDVIKRAGADYPMVYGLNYIGRDCGFGEHSIAIGTASHIAWMKTVLLSNHDKSHGIVHFVDRDLQEGDACDRYDRRAAQCVPVSKCPREWKQFLLHGTIELCSTSSSVCCPLNDIADTENSVIHPQFAGCPSLVEGLKPTSSLGSLVFIACQSPNGLNFRCLGTIITERIILTSASCVEDDIPSIVKLVTNTTQKMYPVNAILVHNAFNSTDNTNDIAMIRLEDSLTWSSDLYPACLWTNTTHVPLVLSMVSPVKSNNITKTEVLAMYNSDCQRNHDYELKGTQLCARDPFRNLTCTTMSDQLHYGSKNGVTYIVGLSTILNNCESSPHTVFTRVSSFVDWIGINI; encoded by the exons ATGCGTTTTCACAAGTTACGGCCCGATGTCCCTGTGAGGCCAGCATCTGGGCATCCGGCTCGTCTCAAGGAGTTTGCTCACATTGGAGCGATTGGTTGGACACAACCGAATGGCAACATTTCTTGGAAATGTGGCGGTACGttaatttggttcaattttgtCCTCACGGCTGCACACTGTGCCATCGATCCTGA CAACCGAGCGCCGGACGTCGTCAGATTTGGAGATTTGAACATCCTAACAGCAGAGGGAGACAAATATGCGCAGCAATTGAAAATTGCTGCGATTTTTAGACACCCGCTACATCGATTTACAGCATATTATCACGATATTGCTCTGTTAAAATTAGAGCGACATGTCTC ATTTAGTGAGGTTGTATTTCCTGCGTGTCTATGGATGGATGAGGAAGTAAGATTTGATATTTTGGAAGCCGCTGGTTGGGGCAGAACTGGATATG CCCAAGAACAAACACCTATACTATTAAAAGTAGCCCTAAAACCAATTGAGAATGAGGAATGTAGCAAAGTATACAGTAATGGGACAGATCGTATGCTTCGTCTTGGACTTCAACAGCACCAGATGTGTGCGGTTGATGAAAAAATGGACACCTGTGag GGTGATTCCGGAGGTCCTCTACAAATAAAGTTACTGCATAACACCAGAGTAACTCCTTTCGTTGTTGGAATAACTTCTTTTGGGTCAGCTTGTGGAACGTCCGCCCCTGGTGTTTACACCAAGGTTGCTCCGTATCGTGACTGGATAGTCGAAACGATGCAGAAAAACGGTGCAATGGTTTCAA ATGATACATTCAACGCAACAACATGTGCCatctattttgtgtattttcgTGAATATGAGGATGCCATAATTACCTATCGCACACCCGAGTTTGTTGGCGTGGATTCCAGTAAAAGACACATGTTTTTGGCCGAAGGACTGCCATCGTATATTGTGCAGTTAGCATGGGATAGAGAAACAAACGATTGTTTTGGAGTAATAATTGATGAGAACACAGTACTGACTATTGCACAATGTGTGACGAAGAACAG AAAGTATGTTTCTCATGTTATATATTCGAGTAACAATACGATGAAAATTTCTAAAATACACATTCATCCAAAGTACAAACAAGGAAGCAGCTATAATAATATAGCCATTTTACGTTTGCAACATTTGCTCAACATGAAGAACATCGAGCCGGCATGTATATGGCATGGGGAGCTTCCACAAAAGGAAGTATATGTCCACGGGTCGGGGCGAACCGACATTAATACTATGCTACCGTTTGGATCTTATATTTCATCTTCAG ATCCATCGATATCCTCCCTCACACCACGGGTTCGTCTCCAGAATGCCTCATCTTGCATTGTGCCAAAACGTTATCAGTCGCTGTTGAGTAGTGGAGTAACTAATGAACATATTTGCAATGGACAAAATTTGTTCCTTGTGCCGGAATCCTGTGAGCTTCGGACTGGTGCTGCAGTTCACGATGTCATAAAACGAGCTGGCGCTGACTATCCCATGGTCTATGGATTGAATTATATTGGCAGAGATTGTGGTTTTGGTGAACACTCGATAGCGATTGGTACAGCTAGTCACATAGCGTGGATGAAAACTGTTCTTCTTTCAAACCATGACAAATCTCACGGCATAGTGCATTTCGTCGATAGAGATCTACAAGAGGGAGATGCTTGTGATAGATATGATAGGCGCGCAGCACAATGCGTTCCAGTTTCGAAGTGTCCGAGAGAATGGAAACAGTTTCTGTTGCATGGAACAATCGAGTTGTGTTCAACAAGTTCTTCAGTTTGTTGTCCTTTGAATGATATTGCGGATACTGAGAATAGTGTGATCCATCCTCAGTTTGCGGGATGCCCAAGTTTGGTGGAAGGTCTGAAACCAACATCCTCATTAGGATCACTC GTTTTCATTGCTTGTCAATCACCCAACGGTCTGAACTTTAGATGTCTTGGTACAATTATAACGGAAAGAATCATACTCACTTCAGCTAGTTGTGTTGAGGATGACATACCGTCCATTGTGAAACTGGTGACAAACACTACCCAAAAGATGTATCCGGTGAACGCCATACTTGTTCATAATGCTTTCAATTCCACCGACAACACTAATGATATTGCAATGATTCGATTGGAAGATTCGCTCACCTGGAGTTCGGATCTATATCCAGCTTGTTTGTGGACAAATACTACACATGTGCCACTGGTGTTGTCAATGGTTTCTCCCG TCAAATCCAATAACATAACGAAAACCGAAGTGCTAGCGATGTACAATTCCGATTGCCAGAGAAATCATGATTATGAGTTAAAGGGTACTCAGCTTTGCGCAAGAGATCCGTTTAGGAATTTGACCTGTACTACGATGAGTGATCAACTACACTATGGGAGCAAGAACGGTGTTACCTATATTGTAGGATTATCAACAATTCTCAATAACTGTGAAAGTTCACCACACACGGTGTTCACAAGGGTATCCAGTTTCGTGGACTGGATcggaataaatatataa